The genome window tagagaaggggggttggagcaggaagcatcaactcccatatgtgccttgaccaggcaagcccggggtttcgaaccggcaacctcagcgtttccaggtcgacgctttatccactgcgccaccacaggtccataaaagattttacttgtggtgaagtcctatttatttttttccctttgtttatgcttttggtgtcatatttaagaaattgTCTAATCCAAAGTTATAATTTCCCTCCATGTTTCCTTCTCAGTTCATAGTTTTAACTCTTAGGGCCATTTTTaggtgttttcttcttttttgtcgtCTTTGGTGTGAACTGGAGTCTCAGAGTCATGGTTCCCAGGTGGATTTCTGTTGCCCAGGCACCTCTGTTGAAGAGACTGTGCTTTCCCCGTTGACCACtcttggcacccttgttgaaATCGATTGAGCACAGACAcaggggtttatttctggagCCTGTGTGTCCCGCTtgtgtctgtatctgtccctcgGCCTCTGCCACACGTTTGATTACCGTGGCTTTGTCGTATTGAACTCAGGGAGTGTGAGcccccccagacacacacacacactctgttctCCTTTTTCACAACCGTTGTGGCTCTTCGAGGTCCTTAGCAGCTCCGTGTCAACCCTGGGTCCCGCTCGTCAGGGTCTGAGTGTCTGACTGACGAGCACCCGGGGGGCCGGCCTGTGCTCCCCCCACCCTGGCTTTCCCAGCACGGGGTCCTGGACCCCCGTGTGCTCTGGGCCGCCGGCCAGACAGCTGTCTTGTGCTTTGTCTCCTAGGTGAACAACTTTGTGATCTTCGAAGGCTTCTTTGCCCATCAGCACCGTaagttttctcactgtgtgagGGCCGGTCCAGTAGTTGGggtgagggaaaggaaagaggaggatTCCTGGTCCCCACCGGGCCCCTTATTGAGGgcaccccctcttccttcctcacaGGGCCCCCTGCTCCTTCTCTGAGGGCGACTCGACTCTCGCGCACTGCTGCGGCGGACCCCATGCCCGCCGGTAAAGCCGCACGGGGCAGGCGGAGCTGCGGGGCCCTGAGGGCCACCGATTAGCCTTTACCAGCTCGGGAGCTCGGTGCACTTGAAATTGTCAAGACTTTTAACTGAGCCAGCTTACTGGGAGCCTGTTAGACAGTTAATGTTGAGTGTCTTGCTTCCATAGGGGAGACCGGAGTCACGTTCCTTTGTACACCCCTCCGGTTTTTTGTCAGCCAGTGAGGGACAGGCGAGTGGGGTCAGCCCTTCCACGTCCCGTCATAGAAGAGGGACATGCATGGCCCAAAGTTTAAATGTTAGTTTTAGAAGATAATGCACAGAATTTGTAACATTTCCAACCAAGTAATGACTCTGACCTGGAGAAACCGCAGCTGGGAAGTGCGGCCGGTCCCGTGGTCCTCATCCACGGGCTCCCTGCTGGTCTCAGCCCCTCTCCTTTCGCATGGCCTCCCAGATGTGGGGAAGCGGGGCCATCTGCTGGCCCTGCCCGGCAGACCTGCCCAGAGgggcctcctgcactgctgtggCTGCGCCACCTCCCCCAGGGCCAGCAGGGGGAGCCATGGTCACGCAGAGGACAGTCGGGGCCCAGTTAGCAGCTTCTGCCAGTTCTGGGGCTCCCAGCTGCCACCCGTGCACCCGAGCGCTGTGCGAGGGAGGGAGGGCCGGGAGGACGCAGGTCCCCAGGGGCACCACGGACTTAGCTTAGGCGCGTTTGCCACTCTGATGGAGAGCCTcttgagagggaaagggggagcacGGAGAGAAGTCGGCCGGCGGCAGAGCTTTGGACAAGATGTTAGCTTCCCGTTGACTCTGAGAACTTTCCACatgcctcttcttccttctctttcaatCCAAACAAAACTTCCATCTCTCCCCATCTTTGCACCGGAAGGAAAGGttctgccccagcccagcctctcctGACCCCTCTAAAGCAATTCCTGATTAACCGAGGACTTTGTCCGTCTCATCTAGAGGGACCTGGGGTCCTCGTGGGCCTGGCTGGGACCATTGCACTGCCCCAGAACCCCGGGGGGGCCTGACCGCACCCGCTGACAGTAAGAGCTCGCCTCCCCTGGCCGCCCTCTTCCTGCACCTCCCAGGCCCCAGAGTCTCCCCCATCTTCTCCTGCGACTCTGCATTCGGCCTCCTCCTTCTGGCTCTCCTCAAAGTGCCCCCGCGTCCCCCCAGCTCTCTTCTGGGTGTTGGTGTCGCCGCGGAGCTGCTCCAGCGATGGGGCCGAGCTCTTTTCCTCCTCCAGGAGGAGCGTGGTGTCGGGTAGCAGAGGTGTGGGGGCAGCAGAGGTGTGGGGGCGTGGGGAGGCCGGGAGGAGGGTGCAGAGCGTGTCCCCTCGTGCTCACCTGGCCTGTCCTCTCCCCTACCAGCCCCAGCGAGGAAGCTGCCGCCCAAGAGAGCGGAGGGAGACATCAAGCCGTACTCCTCCAGCGACCGGGAATGTAAGCCCGGGTTTGGGGGTCTGGCCACGGGGCGCCCTAACTCAGGGGCAGGAGGGGCTCGTTCCCTCTGCAGGCCCTGACTGCTCTCTTCTCGGCCCTGGTCCTGCTGTCACCGCTGTCTCCCCTCTCCCTgtgtccgtccccccccccccccagtcctgaAGGTAGCGGTGGAGCCTCCCTGGCCCCTGAACCGGGCCCCTCGCCGAGCCACGCCCCCGGTGCACCCGCCCCCGCGCTCCAGCAGCCTGGGGAACTCGCCCGAGCGCGGCCCCCTCCGCCCCTTCGTGCAGGAGCAGGAGCTGCTGCGCTCCCTGCGCCTCTGCCCCCCGCACCCCACGGCCCGCCTGCTGCTGGCGGCCGAGCCCACGGGCAGCCCAACCCAGCGTCGACGCACCAGGTAACGGGGATGGAGGGGCAGGCAGCCTGCGCCGCCAGTGTCAGAACTGGCCAAGGGCAGTTCGGGTCCAGACGGGAAGTGGTGGGACAGGCGCCCTGCAGACTGGATTGGAAGATGTTTGTGGGAGTGGTCTGGAAATAGACGGATGACAGTGGGCGAGCAGAGGAGGACTTCACGGGGAGTGTGGGAACCCCCGTTTTGCAGTGATAGTGGGGATGaagggaggcagaggccagaTCCACGGGTGGCGGGAACGGAGCCTCTGAGTTGGGGGAGATGTTGGTGTGGCACTGGCCCGGAAGGGGCAGTGTCTCTGAGAGTCTGGGGAGCCGCTGGCCCATGACAGTGCTCCGTGTGGCAGAGCCCGCCAGGCATTACAGACACTAGGCATCTCTTgtatttctccccctctcctcttcacCTCtgacttctgtttttctctcccccctttccctctccctccctcctgtccatGACACCCTCCACAGCTCCCTTCCCCGCTCTGATGAGAGTCGATACTGACAGACAGCTAATGCCCCCCTCCCTGGGAGGACTTGGATGGGGGATGGGCAGAGACCCCTCCCCGAGACCCCCAGACCTGCTCGTCCAGTGCACCCGCCAGGACCCAGTGGAACCTCACAGAGCCCTTAgggccccctttccctttcttggGCAACTAGGTTGTCAAGGTCCCAGATGACCTAATGCTTTGTAGCTTTCTTGTCCTAGAAAGCACCCCTCCTCTCCAAACTTGGTCTCTGAACAGTCTCCCACAGACAGCCTGGCCGGCTGCCCTACGCCTTGGTGGTGCGGCTCGTGCTAATTATCTGGAGAAGCACACTCTGGCTTGCTGTCAGACTCTAGAGCACCGTGGAAGGTCCAAGGTCTCCACTGCCCAGGAAGCCTTTTAAGGAATCTTGTCCATGAAATAAATCCCATAGTCACTCTATAGTATCTACTGGTGGCCCTAATACTGCCTCGTCTACCTACTACACTTACCGTTGAGCCTGCCGGTGCCAGCCAGTGAGCTCTGCTCCGGAGCCGTCCAGTTAGGACAGGGACGGACAGCTCCCTATAGGGACCCACTCAACGCGGCGGAGCTCTTCCTTACATGTTTTGTGTGTGTCAGGGAAACCGAGCTGATGTCTGACTTGGAGCTCTAAAGACTGGCCACACTTTTTAAGACACCACTGTTTCCCCAGACCCAGGTTCTGTGAGAGACTCTCCTTCTTGGCCAGTAGATCCCAGCAAGCATCCTGGGATCGTTCTTGGCCATGTTCCAGAAGATAAGCCCGAGTCTCAAGGATCTGTTCTCTCCCAGATCTGTCCCTCCCCAGTAGCTACATGCTGATATATTCCTGTCCTGTTGTTGACATTGTCTTAAGGTGACTGGAGAACTCCCCTCtgaccttcctttcttctttgctgCATAGCAAGAACCTTTTCCCTGCCTCACACCCAGGATATAGAACATCCTTCCCGCTCCTTGCCCTCTGAGTGTGTGTTAGGTCAAGTAACCCCGCTGTGTCCCCCAAGTCCTCGGGAGCAGGATCTCCCGTCCTTCCTATTTGTTCCTCTCAGTGTTGTCTGAATAAAGTGTgaattcctttgtgttttttaaaattatttttatttatttattcattttttttagaggggggagagagagagagagagagagagagagagagaagggggggaggagcaggaagcttcaactcccatatgtgccttgaccaggcaagcccagggttttgaaccagcaacctcagcattccaggtcaatgctttatccactgcgccaccacaggtcaggctcctttgtgttttttaaatggaCGTTTTCAATGAAAGAAACACCTCAGAAAACCAGCCGAAGGTCTCAGCCTCGTTTGTGTGTCATTctttcctgtctcccttccccgCTGCTGAGCTCCGCAGAGCTCGCCTGGCAGGGTCTGGCGTCCACCCTTCCCCGTCTCCACTGCTGGGTCTTCGGCTGATTGTCTCCTTTCGCACAGTTGCTGGGTCCCTCTGTGTAGGTTTCTGgccactcccccccctccctggAGAAACCTCCCGCCCTCCCCGGGGACTTGTACCCAGGCCAGCCCTTGCTGAGATTTCAAGACTTACAACATCTCTGGGATCCACTAATTGTGTCCCTGTAACGATCCCCTCACTGCTCCCTGCATTCCTCTTTCCACTCTGACTTCCTGCCTTCTCCCCCACTAGACCCACGGGGAGACAGACCCTCACCCTGTTGAGTGTCCCTACACGGTCTATCACCTCTCCAAaggctcctctcccttccccactaAATCAGCTTTGCCACTCCCTGTAATTAAACCGTTTTCTAAACCAAACATCAGGGCCCCTGGTCCAACAAATTGGTTTTGCCTATTTGTAAGTCTTGTTTTTGTGAGATGATTTGTATCACATTTAGCCTTCCTTGTAACAGGTGACTCCAACTATAAATAGTAAAGCAACAAATCAGGATTCTTCCAGAAAAATCTTTGGGGTATAAAATGcgctccctccccttttctgggGTTCAGCTTAGActacccccccaccaccaccaccaggaagGATAACTACCTCTCGGCGCTCCTGTACTGTTCCTTCTGTCCCTCCTCTGACCCCTCTATACCCATACTCCTCCATACTCATCTCTCGTCCTGTGGCCTCTTCCCCATCACCTCCCATTTCTTCTACAGGGGGACTCCCCCAGGGCTGGTAGCCCAGAGCTGCTCCTACAGCCGCCATGGGGGGTTGAATCCCGCAGCCCCCAGCACAGGTAAGTATTCATCCGTCTTGACCCTCACATCAGGCAGGCCATACTGCTTGCTCCAGCCTTCCCACGCACACATGCCTGGTATTTCCACAGGCAGCCAAGAATGGAGGCAGGGGGGACAGGAAACGGAGACTAGGTGAGGCCTGacctcccctcccagccccccagcccctgtGTCTCCTTTCCTAACATCACTCTggggctcctttttctcccagCTGGACGCTAGCTCCTCCCCCAGCACCTCCCACCTAACATCCTTCAAGCCTCTTCCCGAGAGTTCACCTCGGGTGCTTCCCTTTGGCACTGAGGGGTGTCAGGTTTGGACAGAGCACCAGCGGTTCCGCCTCATCCCACACCAGTGTCCTCCTGTACCAGAGGACCCTCCGAGTCTGAGCTTCACTCTCACTTCAAGGCCTGGGTAACCCGCTCTCCgtccccctcctgcctcccaggtCTGCCAGCGAGGAGGAGCGGGTCTTGTCGCAGGACGGGTGTGGGGAGGAACCCACGCACACAGTTCCTCCGCAGGCCCAGGCCTCACCGGCCCCGTACTGGGCAGTGGCTGGGGACATGTTCAACGCCAGGTTCATTCGAAACTTGCAGGAAGGTCGCAGCACCAGGCCTTGGTGACTGCAGCCCCGACACCCCTTCCAAGGCAGTATTCTCCCATGACGGGAGGCAGCCTGAGTCCGCCCCCATCATAGattcgttcgttcattcattcatccattcaacaggTTTTCTTAGCAGTGCCAAGTCATTTGTACCTGATTTTAACCagagcaataaagtatttttatcgCAGAGCTACTGAGAAACTCGACTTTTTTGTTTCACGCGCGCCCCACTCAGTGCACCCGGGCAGCCCGCTCCTCGCCCTGCTCTGGGCTGCGCAAGCGCCGCAGGGCAGAGAGCGGGGCTGGCGGCCGCTAACGGACTGCGCAAGCGCCCGGGGCAGCCTCGGCCCGCCGGCGCACGAGCGCTGGGCGCAGGGCCGCCTCGCGGGAACGCGCCGCACTGCGCAGGCGCGCACGCCCCGCGCCCTCCCCGAGCCCGGCCCCCCCCGCCTTTCCCCTTCACGGAGCCGGCTCCCGGGCGCGCTCACCCGCGAGGAGGCCGGCGGCCGCGGCGGGAGGCGCCCGCTCCGCTCCCGGACAACCATGTACCGGCCCGGCAGGGGGGCGGCCCGGCGGTTCGGGACCTGCCTCCGCGCCTACCAGGCTCGCCCCCAGGTGAGAGTCCGGgcgcggcgggcgggcgggcggcgagGGGCGGGGAGAGACCCTCCTCGGGGCCGGCGCGAGGGGCGGGGCGGCCGCTCCGCGCAGGCGCGTGACGTCCCAGCGCCGCGGCCGCGCTGCCGGGCGGCGCGTAGGGGCCGGGGGCGTGTGGGCCGGGGGCGCGGCCCTGCCAGCCCCGGCGGCGCGGCGCCCGTCCTCCCGGGGCCGGGGTGGGGCCGCGGGGCGCGCCCGCACGTGGCCCGCGTCCCCGCGGTTTCCTGCGCCCGGAGGTGACTTGAAGGGCAGGGGGCGGAGAGGTGCGGCGGCGCCGGCGGCTCCCGGGCCGGCCGGCCggcccagcggcccgcgcaccaGGTAGCGGCCCCGGCGGGAAGGCAGGCTTCCCGCCCGGGGGCACGGCCGGGACGGTCTCCCCACTCGCCGTCCCGGGGAAGCCGGGGGACCTCCGCCCGCCTCCTCGCAGTCCCGCGGCGGGGAGGACCTGCCTCACGGGACTGGGCCGTCGGGGACCCCAAGCGATGGCTGACGTTCGTCTCCCACGTTCCGGGCCGCGCAGTTTCGCGGTGATGATTTCACACAGTTCCCGCAGTAAACTCAGTGCGGCGGCGGCGTGCCCGCCGTGCGAGGACAtggtgggaaactgaggcataggggATGCGCCTGCCCAAGGCTTCCCGGCGGACGGGCGCTCAGACGTCTCGCGTTCCGGTCgggtttcttcttcccagttCAACATCAGCCTCATTTTCAGCGCACACTGACCTGTGGAGTTGTTCGGGCCCCGTCCGTCATTGCACCCACAGTGCAGTATCAAACCTGTTACTCGTTCGTTTGTTCCTTCAAACGTGGGTACGATCCTTGCTCTCAGAGGTGGAACTGGCCCCCCGAAGTATGAGAATCTTAAATGTACATGTACTTGCGGACGTTTGGGGGAGCTGCTTGTATTGTAGTTTCCTCCAGGAGATGCAGGGGCCCCATCCCCTTTTCCTGTAGCAATTAGACCTCTTCCGTCAGGAGGAGCAGCGGGGATTGGAAGGGGTTAATGAGCAGTTTGGATGAAGCTCCGTTATTAGGCAGCTGGATTCTTATCTTCTCCCCTTTTGTTCTTCCTCCTCAGGACCAGCTTTCTCCACGGGCCCTGCCGTTCCCACCCCTGTGGCCCGTCTCCACGACTCCCACTTCCCcgccttctcctcttccctggtctcccccacccccaagcccaCCCTGCAGGCTGCTTCCCCGACGGCCCCCACTACCTCTCCCTCAGGTCCAGGCCCTCAGCTCGCCATGGGTGGCTCTCCCTcctggaaagggggaggagggaccAGGACCTGAGTTGCACAGTGGCTGCCTGGATGGGCTTAGGAGCCTGTTTGAGGGACCCTCCTGCCCCTATCCTGGGGCTCTGTTATCTTTCCAAGCCCCCGGGACGGCCCGCCCTTCCCCTGCCGCTCCCGCAGGAGATCCGAGTATGGAGGAGCACCTGGCCGTCATGTATGAGAGACTGAGACAAGAGGTGAGGCAGCGTTttgtctgtgtttgtttttttttttttttttttttcatttttagagaggagaaagagagagagagaagagagagacagtgagagagaagggggaggagctggaagcatcaactcccatatgtgccttgaccaggcaagcccagggtttcgaacaggcgacctcagcatttccaggtcgacgctttatccactgcgccaccacaggtcaggctgtctgtgtttgtttttgcaagagagacagacaggaagggagagatgagaagcatcaacccatagttgaggcaccccagttgttcattgattgctttctcatatgtgccttggccctggaggctccagctgagccactgaccccttgcccaagctagccaccttgggatcatgtcagtgatcccacactcaagctgtgagcctgcgctcaagctggatgaagctgacgacctcgggtttggaacctgggacctcagcgccccaggtcgatgctctgtctactgtgccaccaccggccGGTGACCTTCATCCACAGTGGGAAGGAGTGCAGAGAACACTTGGAAATAGAGGGTTAACCAACTGGATTCTTTCCTGGAACCATTAAGGCAAGCACAGGAATGTTCCAGGCGTTTCGGAGGCAAAGGTGGTCCTCAGTGTGGGTTAAGGAGAGTGACCCTGGACGGGAGAGGACCTTTCTCCTAGGTAGGGGCTGGGAGGCTCTGAGAAGCAGGCTCCTCCTTTCTCCCCGGGGCTGATGCCTTCCGGTTCCTCCTAGCTGCCCCGACTCTTCCTTCACTCCCACGACTACTCTCTCTACTCCTCGGATGTGGAGTTCATTAATGAGATCCTGAACATTCGCACCAGGTGAGAGCCCAGGCATaggcagggggtggggcggggaagggccccccagcctccccacGGGCACCTGACTCTGTCCACTTGTTCACGAGAGGAGGTGCCAGGCTGCCTCTCCGCATGTCTCCCCCACTCCGTGTCCCCCACTCCTCGGACAGGCCAGTCTGGCTTTCTGACTCTGCCCTGGTGAGAGTTCTTCCTCCCTCACAGGGGCCGCACCTGGTATGTCCTCGCCCTGACCCTCTGCCGCTTCCTGGCCTGGAACTACTTTGCGCAGCTTCGGCTGGAGGTGCTGCAGCTGACCCGCCACCCCGAGAACTGGACCCTGCAGGCCCGCTGGCGGCTCGTGGGGCTGCCCATCCACATGCTCTTCCTGCGGTTCTACAAGCGCGACAAGGAAGAACTTTACcggtgaggagggagggagggccctggccgcGACCCCACACCTCATCGTGCCCTTTGGGACTGAGGGTCAGTCTCCCAGATAATCCTTCATCCACctggcttgactgcaggctccctgagggcagggaccttGTTTTAGTCTCCTTTAATGAAACAAACGTAGGGATTCTGAGCACCTTAGGGCACCTCTGATCTCTGCTTCTTGGTGTATATCACCTGGCACCTAGTAGGTGTTCAAATACTTGTTGAACGCATGAAAATTCCTGCCTTGTGAGTGGAGCCTCACCACCTTAGAGAAAGTACTTAGAAAGTTTCTGGCGAAGTAGAACCCCAGGAAATCACTGGGCTCGCCCCAAACCGGTGGTTCACAAACTTCACTGCACAGTGGGGTCTACGGCGCCAGACGTTCCGATTTAACTGGGGCAGGCGCAACCCGGGCGCCAGGGTTTCCAGAGCTCCCCAGATGACCTGAGGTGTAGCGCAGTTAAGGACCCGCTAGTGCAGACAGAGGCTTTGAGATAAACCTTGGGAACAGCCCTTTCTCGCGTAGTGAGCAAGCCTCTCTTCCGTCACCAGGACCTATGACGCCTACTCCACCTTCTACCTGAATTCCAGCGGCCTCATTTGTCGCCATCACCTGGACAAAGTGAGTCTGGAGTCCCGGGGCTGGAGGGCGTGGGGCGAAGGGGCGCCCCTCCTGCGAACGGCCTGGCCCTCCCCCTGCAGCTGATGCCTTCACACTCGCCCCCGACGCCCGTGAGGAAGCTGCTGGTGGGAGCGCTGGTGACTCGGGGGCTGTCGGAACCAGAGCCTGCGGTCCACCTGTGTCCCAAGGCCTGACCCCGGGGCCGGAGCCGGGGTCGGGGTCGCGGCAGCACTGAGGACTTGGCTGTGcacaagaggggaaggggagccgGCCGgtgctcccctcttctctccttccttccttcccttcttcctttccatcTCATGCTGTGGAAAGCTGCTGTGTAATTTAACTTGTAAATAATAAAGTCTAAGTGGAAATAGGAGATCAAATTTCACGTCACTTTCTCTGGATTCCAAAAGCTGTCACAAGCTTTATTCCaaaactgtttttattactaaaaattaaataatgtctgggaggaggaggagctggtgtCTGGCTGTCTGTCTCCCGTCCTTTACCCGAGCTCCTCGCGTGTCTTGCCAGTTTTCCTGGGCATTTTCTTAGCGTGGGGGTCTTCCAGCTCCTTGGCCTTGTAATAGTGGGGCGCCACCTCCAGGAGCCACGTGCTCTCGATCTCCAGGACCTGAGAGGACAGAGCGCGTTTCTGTCTCCAGCCTCATTCTCGTGTGTGCGCCCAAGTGTTTTCCCCTTCAACCGCAGGGCTGGGGGGGAAGGTGGGGAGCCCCGACGCTAGAAACCCCAAAGGCTGCCACACCTCTGCACGTTACCCAGGATCCGAGAAGGCCACCCCTAAGACAACATGAACGTCAAGACGACGAGGTGCCCCGAGGGCACAGACCAAACCCTCTGCTCACCACTGTCACCCCAGCACCcgaatcagtgagaggagccacTCAGACGCTCACTGAATAAACGGTGACCACGTCTCAGGAGGTGCCGAGTCCCGTTAGGAAGGAGGTGTCTTACCGGACCCGACACTgatgtgtttctgtttctctgccgGCCTCTGCAACATGAACCTTGGACGGGAGTCTACCAGGACTCCACCTGCCCCGCAGTACCCCCGGCCTGGGTGGGGCACGGCCCCCTCACCTGTCTCATGAACTCCTTGGTGGTCAAGACGAGTTCATGGTAGAGCAGCCAGCGAGGCTGTTCCTCAAAGAGGGAGGAGTTGGGGTGGATGAACACCGTCTGCTGCTGCTTCACGGTGCGGTAGCCGCTGCGCGTCAGCCGCGCCGTGTGGTAGAAGTAGCCCGCGGTGACGGCCTGCGGCGTGGGCCGGAAAGCATTGGTCAGTGGGAACGCGGGCACCCAGGGGCCCTCGGCACTCATGAGAGTAGAGAGCGCGTGCAGGACCCACCCAGAGGAAACCTTCGGGGGTCTGGGAATAAAGCACAGCCTCCCCCCAGGGGAGGGGCACCCCtcggggtgcgggggggggggcgtgctcGCCCCCCGGGGAGACCAGGCTGACCACGCCGGCTGATGGGAAGCGAGCACTGACCTTGCGCACACGGATGTAGTCCCCCTCGCAGGAGCTGAGGCCGACTTCCACGCGCTCCAACAGCCCCTCCAGCTGCTCGCGCACGTCCCGGGCCCGGCGCATGGACCGGAACTGGATGAAGTTCTCGTAGCACCACTGGGAAGAGTAGCCGCTCTCGGCCCACTGCGGAGGGGGCCGGAAAGGGGGGGTGAGCGGACTAGACGACCGAGTCACCCACGCCTCCCGTGTTCCCACCCACGCGGGCCAGTAACCTGTGTGTACACATTCAGTAGGACCAAGTGGTCCCCACCAGGGAGGAAGAAGTTGACCCGGGCGTTGTCGGCATGGACGACCTTGTCCTTGGGCCGGTAGAAGATGGAGTTGTTGACGGACAGCATGGCAGCCACCGTCAGGATCTCCTCTGAACAGCTGTACCTGAGGAGGGCGGGGAGAGCCTGAGAGGTTAGCGCGAGACACCGGGAGCgcgcagagcagggcagggagagccTGCGCGGTCCGAGCGGGACACGGGAGCGCGCAGAGCAGGACGGGGATAGCCTGCGCGGTCAGAGCGGGACACGGGAGCGCGCAGAGCAGGACGGGGATAGCCTGAGCGGTCAGAGCGGGACACGGGAGCGCGCAGAGCAGGACGGGGATAGCCTGAGCGGTCAGAGCGGGACACGGGAGCGCGCAGAGCAGGGCGGGGAGAGCCTGCGCGGTCCGAGCGGGACACGGG of Saccopteryx bilineata isolate mSacBil1 chromosome 1, mSacBil1_pri_phased_curated, whole genome shotgun sequence contains these proteins:
- the C1H6orf136 gene encoding uncharacterized protein C6orf136 homolog isoform X1: MRLPKASRRTGAQTSRVPVGFLLPSSTSASFSAHTDLWSCSGPVRHCTHSAVSNLLLVRLFLQTWDQLSPRALPFPPLWPVSTTPTSPPSPLPWSPPPPSPPCRLLPRRPPLPLPQVQALSSPWVALPPGKGEEGPGPELHSGCLDGLRSLFEGPSCPYPGALLSFQAPGTARPSPAAPAGDPSMEEHLAVMYERLRQELPRLFLHSHDYSLYSSDVEFINEILNIRTRGRTWYVLALTLCRFLAWNYFAQLRLEVLQLTRHPENWTLQARWRLVGLPIHMLFLRFYKRDKEELYRTYDAYSTFYLNSSGLICRHHLDKLMPSHSPPTPVRKLLVGALVTRGLSEPEPAVHLCPKA
- the ATAT1 gene encoding alpha-tubulin N-acetyltransferase 1 isoform X1, whose protein sequence is MEFPFDVDALLPERITVLDQHLRPPARRPGTTTLARVDVQQQIMTIVDELGKASAKAQHLPAPITSASRMQSNRHVMYVLKDTSARPAGKGAIIGFLKVGYKKLFVLDDREAHNEVEPLCILDFYIHESLQRHGHGRELFQHMLQKERVEPHQLAIDRPSQKLLKFLNKHYSLETTVPQVNNFVIFEGFFAHQHRPPAPSLRATRLSRTAAADPMPAAPARKLPPKRAEGDIKPYSSSDREFLKVAVEPPWPLNRAPRRATPPVHPPPRSSSLGNSPERGPLRPFVQEQELLRSLRLCPPHPTARLLLAAEPTGSPTQRRRTRGTPPGLVAQSCSYSRHGGLNPAAPSTGKYSSVLTLTSGRPYCLLQPSHAHMPGISTGSQEWRQGGQETETRSASEEERVLSQDGCGEEPTHTVPPQAQASPAPYWAVAGDMFNARFIRNLQEGRSTRPW
- the C1H6orf136 gene encoding uncharacterized protein C6orf136 homolog isoform X2, which translates into the protein MYRPGRGAARRFGTCLRAYQARPQDQLSPRALPFPPLWPVSTTPTSPPSPLPWSPPPPSPPCRLLPRRPPLPLPQVQALSSPWVALPPGKGEEGPGPELHSGCLDGLRSLFEGPSCPYPGALLSFQAPGTARPSPAAPAGDPSMEEHLAVMYERLRQELPRLFLHSHDYSLYSSDVEFINEILNIRTRGRTWYVLALTLCRFLAWNYFAQLRLEVLQLTRHPENWTLQARWRLVGLPIHMLFLRFYKRDKEELYRTYDAYSTFYLNSSGLICRHHLDKLMPSHSPPTPVRKLLVGALVTRGLSEPEPAVHLCPKA
- the ATAT1 gene encoding alpha-tubulin N-acetyltransferase 1 isoform X2; the protein is MEFPFDVDALLPERITVLDQHLRPPARRPGTTTLARVDVQQQIMTIVDELGKASAKAQHLPAPITSASRMQSNRHVMYVLKDTSARPAGKGAIIGFLKVGYKKLFVLDDREAHNEVEPLCILDFYIHESLQRHGHGRELFQHMLQKERVEPHQLAIDRPSQKLLKFLNKHYSLETTVPQVNNFVIFEGFFAHQHRPPAPSLRATRLSRTAAADPMPAAPARKLPPKRAEGDIKPYSSSDREFLKVAVEPPWPLNRAPRRATPPVHPPPRSSSLGNSPERGPLRPFVQEQELLRSLRLCPPHPTARLLLAAEPTGSPTQRRRTRGTPPGLVAQSCSYSRHGGLNPAAPSTGSQEWRQGGQETETRSASEEERVLSQDGCGEEPTHTVPPQAQASPAPYWAVAGDMFNARFIRNLQEGRSTRPW